The following are encoded together in the Pedobacter steynii genome:
- a CDS encoding succinate dehydrogenase cytochrome b subunit, whose protein sequence is MEKKSSWSTLMRKTLMALSGLFLCFFLVIHLLGNLQLLMPEEQAKESFNNYSQLLSGNIFIKVISYVLYTSIVVHCLDALVITLSNRKTAGKYAFDQRGASSKWYSRNMGILGTLILVFLVFHFKDFWYQYKFGSLPKDEYGHKDLYTIVIAAYQDWWYVLFYVLSMFALGYHLLHGFFSAARTLGVYHPKYVSWIRTFGKGYSYVITIGFAIIPIYIYLTQHM, encoded by the coding sequence ATGGAAAAAAAAAGTAGCTGGTCAACCCTCATGCGGAAAACGCTGATGGCGCTATCAGGATTATTCCTTTGTTTCTTTCTGGTGATTCACCTCCTGGGAAACCTGCAACTGCTGATGCCTGAAGAACAGGCGAAGGAGAGCTTTAACAATTATTCTCAATTACTTTCCGGAAATATCTTTATCAAGGTCATTTCCTATGTGTTATACACTTCCATTGTTGTCCACTGTCTGGATGCTTTAGTAATCACCCTTTCTAACCGGAAAACTGCTGGCAAATATGCATTCGATCAGCGGGGAGCGTCGAGTAAATGGTATTCGAGAAATATGGGGATCCTGGGCACACTGATATTGGTTTTTCTGGTATTTCATTTTAAAGATTTCTGGTATCAGTACAAGTTTGGCAGTTTGCCGAAAGATGAGTACGGGCATAAAGATTTATATACGATTGTAATTGCCGCTTATCAGGATTGGTGGTATGTGCTCTTTTATGTATTGTCCATGTTTGCATTGGGCTATCATTTGTTGCATGGTTTTTTTAGTGCTGCCCGCACATTGGGTGTCTATCATCCCAAATATGTTTCCTGGATCAGAACCTTTGGGAAAGGTTATAGTTATGTCATTACCATAGGCTTCGCTATCATTCCGATTTATATTTATTTAACTCAACATATGTAG
- a CDS encoding fumarate reductase/succinate dehydrogenase flavoprotein subunit has translation MELNAKIPPGPLKDKWNFYKDHAKLVNPANRKKMEVIVVGTGLAGSAAAASLGEMGYMVKSFCFQDSARRAHSVAAQGGVNAAKNYKNDGDSVYRMFYDTIKGGDFRSREANVYRLAECSAQLIDQAVAQGVPFGREYGGYLNNRSFGGVQVSRTFYARGQTGQQLLLGAYQALMRQVSAKTVTLYTRHEMLDLVLVDGKARGIIVRNLDTGEIERHSAHTVILATGGFGKIYYLSTLAMGCNASAIWRAHKKGAFMACPSWTQVHPTSLPQSGDYQSKLTLMSESLRNDGRIWVPLNREEKRNPNDIPENERDYYLERRYPAFGNLAPRDISSRAAKERIDAGFGVGPQRNAVYLDFSKAIKEQGKEKIREKYGNLFDMYRKITATDAYAEPMMISPAAHFSMGGLWVDYELMTTIPGLFALGEANFADHGANRLGANSLLQACVDGYFVAPYTVSNYLSGEIHSEKLETDTQEFVDAEVQVRAHLGRLLAIGGTKTADHYHKILGKLLYDHCGLSRSKKGLLYAIEEIKKLREDFYEHLKVPGTEDEMNGELEKAGRISDYLEVAELMCQDALTREESCGAHFREEYQTAEGEALRNDEQFCFVSAWQWQGENKEEQLVPEPLYFEQVELTVRSYK, from the coding sequence ATGGAACTGAACGCTAAAATACCTCCAGGGCCATTAAAAGATAAATGGAACTTTTATAAAGATCATGCAAAACTGGTAAACCCAGCCAATAGAAAAAAAATGGAGGTGATTGTAGTCGGCACCGGGCTTGCAGGAAGTGCTGCAGCGGCATCGCTTGGGGAGATGGGCTATATGGTGAAATCATTTTGTTTTCAGGATTCTGCAAGAAGGGCTCATTCCGTAGCTGCACAGGGTGGGGTAAATGCTGCCAAGAATTATAAAAATGATGGAGATAGCGTGTACCGTATGTTTTACGACACGATTAAAGGTGGAGATTTCCGATCCAGGGAGGCTAACGTCTACCGCTTGGCAGAATGTTCTGCACAGCTAATTGATCAGGCTGTTGCCCAGGGTGTTCCCTTTGGCCGGGAGTACGGCGGATATTTAAATAACCGCTCTTTTGGGGGCGTACAGGTAAGCCGGACATTTTATGCCAGGGGACAAACCGGACAGCAGTTGTTATTGGGTGCCTATCAGGCATTGATGAGACAGGTGTCAGCAAAAACAGTGACACTTTATACCCGTCATGAGATGTTGGACCTGGTATTGGTGGACGGAAAGGCCAGAGGAATTATCGTGAGAAATTTAGATACCGGAGAGATAGAGCGTCATAGTGCACATACCGTAATTCTGGCTACCGGTGGTTTTGGTAAAATCTATTACTTATCTACATTGGCGATGGGCTGTAATGCTTCAGCCATCTGGCGTGCGCATAAAAAAGGGGCGTTTATGGCCTGTCCGAGCTGGACGCAGGTTCACCCGACTTCCCTTCCCCAATCTGGAGATTACCAAAGCAAACTGACGCTGATGTCTGAATCCTTGCGTAATGATGGTCGGATATGGGTACCGTTAAACCGGGAGGAAAAGAGAAACCCAAATGATATTCCTGAGAATGAACGTGATTATTATCTGGAACGCCGATACCCTGCTTTTGGAAATCTGGCGCCACGGGATATTTCATCCCGGGCAGCTAAAGAACGTATTGACGCCGGTTTTGGAGTAGGCCCTCAACGGAATGCTGTATATCTCGATTTCTCCAAAGCAATAAAAGAACAGGGAAAAGAAAAAATCAGGGAAAAATATGGGAATCTGTTTGATATGTATCGTAAAATCACCGCTACAGATGCTTATGCTGAACCTATGATGATCTCTCCAGCAGCACATTTTTCTATGGGTGGGCTATGGGTAGATTATGAGCTAATGACCACCATTCCGGGATTATTTGCCCTCGGTGAAGCCAATTTTGCAGATCATGGTGCCAACCGGCTTGGTGCAAACTCTCTGTTGCAGGCTTGTGTTGATGGTTATTTTGTTGCTCCTTATACCGTTTCCAATTACCTGTCAGGGGAGATTCATTCAGAAAAGCTGGAAACAGATACGCAGGAGTTTGTTGATGCTGAGGTACAGGTGCGGGCACACCTGGGGAGATTGCTGGCTATAGGGGGAACTAAAACAGCCGACCATTATCATAAAATACTCGGTAAACTGCTATACGACCATTGTGGCTTGTCGAGAAGTAAAAAAGGATTGTTATATGCTATAGAAGAAATCAAAAAACTGCGGGAGGATTTCTATGAACACCTTAAAGTTCCGGGCACTGAAGACGAAATGAATGGGGAACTGGAGAAAGCGGGTCGAATCAGTGATTACCTGGAAGTGGCGGAGCTGATGTGTCAGGATGCCTTAACCAGGGAAGAGTCCTGTGGAGCTCATTTTAGGGAGGAGTATCAGACGGCAGAAGGAGAAGCTTTAAGGAATGATGAGCAGTTCTGCTTTGTTTCTGCCTGGCAATGGCAGGGGGAGAACAAGGAAGAGCAGTTGGTTCCCGAACCGCTGTATTTTGAACAGGTAGAATTAACCGTAAGGAGTTACAAATAA
- a CDS encoding succinate dehydrogenase/fumarate reductase iron-sulfur subunit: MKINLKIWRQSDAGSPGRLVDYKLDNVIPHMSFLEMMDTLNEQLVLNGDRPVEFDHDCREGICGQCGMMINGRAHGPVEHLTTCQLHMREFKDGDTIYVEPFRAQAFPVKRDLRVDRSAFDRIIMAGGFVSVNTGQAPEANGIPISHEQAESAFDSAACIGCGACVATCKNSSAALFTGAKIAHLAQLPQGKIESRKRVLSMVDQMDIEAFGHCSNTEACEVECPQHISVLNIARMNWEYSLSKVLKK; encoded by the coding sequence ATGAAGATCAATTTGAAAATATGGAGGCAAAGTGATGCCGGAAGTCCAGGTAGATTAGTAGATTATAAACTGGACAATGTAATCCCTCACATGTCTTTTCTCGAGATGATGGATACCCTGAATGAACAGCTGGTCTTGAACGGAGACCGCCCGGTAGAATTTGACCATGATTGCAGGGAGGGCATTTGTGGTCAATGTGGAATGATGATTAACGGGCGCGCACATGGACCAGTTGAACACCTTACGACTTGTCAGCTGCACATGCGGGAATTCAAAGATGGAGATACCATTTATGTAGAACCTTTCCGGGCTCAGGCTTTTCCGGTAAAAAGAGACCTGAGGGTAGACCGGTCGGCATTCGACAGGATCATTATGGCAGGGGGATTTGTCTCGGTAAATACTGGACAGGCTCCGGAGGCAAACGGAATTCCCATTAGCCATGAACAAGCGGAATCGGCTTTTGATTCTGCAGCCTGTATTGGATGTGGTGCCTGTGTGGCTACCTGCAAAAATTCCAGTGCTGCGCTGTTTACAGGCGCGAAGATTGCACACCTGGCTCAGTTGCCGCAGGGAAAGATAGAATCCAGAAAAAGGGTGCTTTCGATGGTGGACCAGATGGATATAGAAGCTTTCGGTCATTGCAGCAATACAGAGGCCTGTGAAGTAGAATGTCCGCAGCATATTTCCGTGTTAAATATCGCCAGAATGAATTGGGAATATAGCCTGAGTAAAGTTCTAAAAAAGTAA
- a CDS encoding glycine--tRNA ligase: protein MAKNTNDEQFKNVISHAKEYGFVFQSSEIYDGLSAVYDYGQLGAELKNNIKTYWWKSMVQMHENIVGIDSAIFMHPKVWKASGHVDGFNDPMIDNKDSKKRYRADQLLEDKIARYEKDGKTDKAAKLQADMDEALQAEDLPRLKLLIEEHEIACPVSGTKNWTEVRQFNLMFSTQFGAMAEGSDEVYLRPETAQGIFVNFLNVQKSGRMKIPFGIAQIGKAFRNEVIARQFIMRMREFEQMEMQFFVRPGEDAKWFAYWKEARLKWHKALGTSADKYRFHDHVKLAHYANAATDIEFEFPFGFKEVEGIHSRTDFDLSQHQKFSNKKMQYFDAELNEEGKPYGNYIPYVIETSIGLDRMFLLTMINAFEEQDLSDGEKQDSRTLLRLHPCLAPYKVAIFPLTKKDGLPEKAREIMNNLKLDFNCLYEEKDAIGKRYRRQDAIGTPFCITIDHQTLEDDSVTIRHRDTMEQQRIDIKDLESLISSKVSWKNLLQ, encoded by the coding sequence ATGGCAAAGAATACTAACGACGAACAATTTAAAAATGTAATATCACACGCCAAGGAATACGGTTTTGTATTCCAAAGCAGCGAAATTTATGATGGACTGAGTGCTGTATATGATTACGGGCAGCTGGGTGCTGAATTAAAGAACAACATTAAAACTTACTGGTGGAAATCCATGGTTCAGATGCATGAAAATATTGTAGGAATAGATTCAGCAATTTTTATGCACCCGAAAGTATGGAAAGCCAGCGGACACGTAGATGGGTTTAACGATCCGATGATCGATAACAAAGACTCTAAAAAACGCTATCGTGCCGATCAGTTGTTAGAAGATAAAATTGCCCGCTACGAAAAAGACGGAAAGACCGATAAAGCTGCAAAACTGCAGGCGGATATGGACGAAGCTTTACAGGCAGAAGACCTTCCCCGTTTAAAATTATTAATTGAAGAACATGAGATCGCCTGCCCGGTAAGTGGAACAAAAAACTGGACAGAAGTACGTCAGTTTAACCTGATGTTCAGTACTCAATTCGGTGCAATGGCTGAAGGATCTGATGAAGTATATCTACGTCCGGAAACAGCACAAGGTATTTTTGTGAATTTCTTAAACGTACAGAAATCAGGAAGAATGAAAATTCCTTTTGGAATTGCTCAAATAGGAAAGGCCTTCAGAAATGAAGTAATTGCCCGTCAGTTCATCATGAGAATGCGCGAGTTCGAGCAAATGGAAATGCAATTCTTTGTTCGTCCGGGTGAAGACGCCAAATGGTTTGCTTACTGGAAAGAAGCCCGTTTAAAATGGCATAAGGCATTAGGAACTTCTGCCGATAAATATCGCTTCCATGACCATGTGAAACTGGCTCACTATGCTAATGCCGCTACGGATATCGAGTTTGAATTCCCTTTTGGATTTAAAGAGGTAGAAGGTATTCACAGCCGTACGGATTTTGATCTTTCACAACATCAGAAGTTCTCTAACAAGAAAATGCAATATTTCGATGCAGAACTGAATGAAGAAGGAAAACCTTATGGAAATTATATCCCTTATGTGATCGAAACCTCCATTGGTTTAGACCGCATGTTCCTGTTAACGATGATCAATGCTTTTGAAGAGCAGGATCTGAGTGACGGAGAGAAACAAGATAGCAGAACATTACTTCGCTTACACCCTTGTCTGGCTCCATATAAAGTAGCGATCTTCCCATTAACTAAAAAAGATGGCTTACCGGAAAAAGCAAGAGAAATCATGAACAATCTGAAACTTGATTTCAACTGTTTGTATGAAGAAAAGGATGCGATTGGTAAACGTTACCGCAGACAAGACGCCATTGGAACGCCATTCTGTATCACCATTGATCACCAGACGCTGGAAGATGATTCGGTAACCATCCGTCATCGCGATACCATGGAACAACAACGTATAGACATTAAAGACCTGGAATCCTTAATCTCCAGCAAAGTAAGCTGGAAAAACTTATTGCAATAA
- a CDS encoding helix-turn-helix domain-containing protein: MSVPALSLHKKVFQERKMSMKNERPNKRKGGTEWNHSESLRVQIALEYLDGDFSQVQIERKYGLSPNTVYRFVSWYKSNHNHLMPEAVNVAEELPFSAKERRELEKRLALSELKVAVLEKVIAIANEEYGTDLKKKAATK; this comes from the coding sequence ATGTCCGTTCCTGCCCTGAGTTTACATAAGAAAGTTTTTCAAGAGAGAAAAATGAGTATGAAAAATGAACGTCCAAACAAAAGAAAAGGAGGCACAGAGTGGAATCATTCCGAGAGTCTTAGAGTACAGATCGCCTTAGAGTATCTTGATGGTGATTTTAGCCAGGTTCAAATAGAACGTAAGTATGGGTTATCGCCCAATACGGTTTATAGATTCGTATCTTGGTACAAAAGTAATCATAACCATCTTATGCCAGAAGCCGTCAACGTAGCTGAAGAGCTGCCTTTCAGCGCTAAAGAACGAAGAGAGCTGGAAAAGCGGCTGGCCTTATCAGAACTGAAGGTCGCCGTGCTGGAAAAAGTGATTGCCATTGCTAATGAGGAATATGGTACAGATCTTAAAAAAAAAGCTGCTACCAAGTGA
- a CDS encoding IS3 family transposase: MISELRGTRKYYSIALLCATFDYTRQAWYNHLKSVELHLLEEHIVLEKIIEIRKALPKTGCIKLYKELNNGFLQAHGITMGRDAVFEFVRSNGMLIKTKKKWVRTTNSFHRFKVHPDLVQRRPAIHAEEIWVSDITYLRTSTCFLYLSLITDAYSRKIVGHHLATDLKAIGCIKALNLALKGRLYPNRPLIHHSDRGTQYCCDDYVTMLKDNGIQISMTQTGSPYDNAIAERVNGILKMELGLEKTFKNVAQAKVSVELAMDKYNNLRMHSSCEFQTPQLTHMVENIVPKQQKTQSLLPM; the protein is encoded by the coding sequence GTGATCTCAGAACTCAGAGGCACCCGCAAATACTATAGCATAGCTCTTCTTTGCGCCACATTTGATTATACCAGGCAAGCCTGGTATAATCATCTAAAAAGTGTTGAATTGCATCTTCTGGAGGAGCATATTGTACTTGAAAAAATCATTGAGATCCGTAAAGCGCTTCCTAAAACAGGATGCATAAAGTTGTATAAAGAACTCAATAATGGCTTTTTACAGGCCCATGGTATCACTATGGGAAGAGATGCGGTATTTGAATTCGTACGTTCTAATGGAATGTTGATCAAGACAAAAAAGAAATGGGTTCGTACAACAAATTCTTTTCACCGGTTTAAAGTTCATCCTGATCTGGTGCAGCGCAGGCCAGCGATACATGCTGAAGAAATATGGGTAAGCGATATTACTTATCTGCGTACCAGTACTTGTTTTCTTTATTTATCACTAATCACAGATGCCTATTCAAGAAAGATCGTAGGTCATCATTTGGCGACTGATTTAAAGGCAATCGGATGTATTAAAGCATTAAATCTAGCCTTAAAAGGAAGATTGTATCCAAACAGACCCCTTATTCATCACTCAGACAGAGGAACTCAATATTGTTGCGATGACTATGTGACCATGCTTAAAGACAATGGAATACAAATCAGTATGACTCAGACAGGCAGTCCATATGATAATGCAATAGCAGAAAGAGTGAATGGAATACTGAAAATGGAACTAGGGTTGGAAAAGACCTTTAAAAATGTAGCCCAGGCGAAAGTATCAGTAGAACTGGCTATGGATAAATACAATAATTTAAGAATGCATTCCAGTTGCGAATTCCAAACCCCACAGCTGACTCACATGGTGGAGAATATCGTTCCAAAACAACAAAAAACACAATCCTTACTGCCTATGTAA
- the nagA gene encoding N-acetylglucosamine-6-phosphate deacetylase encodes MIAIINGQFYNEDTLVNGQTIFIEDGKINRITDERVPSGYEIVDAAGDYIGAAFIDLQIYGSGGNLFSAYPTAATLKQMDEDLLSKGTTGFLACVATNSPEIVYQCLDAAKEYRKEAKGFLGLHLEGPYINAKRKGAHVEEYIYKASLEEVKRLLDYGEGTIKMMTIAAELQDEEVINYLLDEGIVLSLGHSDADFSEATAAYDSGFKTTTHLFNAMPSIHHRAPNLPVAVFSHPTAMASIIADGTHVDLEMVKMTYKVMKDRLFLITDAVTECGIGPYQHQLKGNKFVTPDGTLSGSNITLLQAVQNCVQYCDISLSQALRLASTNPARLMGLAENKGALSIGKDADLLFLSPELKLTKVFVKGLHI; translated from the coding sequence ATGATTGCAATAATAAATGGTCAGTTTTATAATGAAGATACACTGGTTAACGGTCAGACAATATTTATTGAAGACGGAAAGATTAACCGAATCACAGATGAGCGCGTTCCATCAGGATATGAAATCGTTGACGCGGCTGGTGATTACATCGGTGCGGCTTTTATAGACCTACAGATTTACGGAAGCGGAGGAAACCTTTTTTCGGCTTATCCTACCGCTGCTACCTTAAAGCAGATGGATGAAGACCTTTTATCTAAAGGCACAACTGGATTTTTAGCTTGTGTGGCAACGAATAGTCCGGAAATAGTCTACCAGTGTCTTGACGCCGCAAAAGAGTACCGAAAGGAGGCTAAGGGCTTTTTGGGCCTGCATCTTGAAGGTCCCTATATTAATGCGAAACGTAAAGGAGCACATGTGGAAGAATATATTTATAAAGCTTCCCTGGAAGAAGTGAAACGCTTGTTGGATTATGGAGAGGGCACAATAAAAATGATGACGATAGCAGCAGAGCTTCAGGATGAAGAGGTGATCAACTATTTATTGGATGAGGGAATTGTATTGTCCCTCGGCCATAGTGATGCTGATTTTTCAGAAGCTACAGCGGCATATGACAGTGGATTTAAAACTACAACACATCTGTTTAATGCGATGCCTTCTATTCATCACAGAGCTCCTAATTTGCCTGTGGCCGTATTTAGCCATCCTACAGCTATGGCCAGCATCATAGCCGACGGCACACATGTAGACTTAGAGATGGTGAAGATGACTTATAAGGTGATGAAAGACAGGCTGTTTTTAATCACAGATGCTGTAACGGAATGCGGAATCGGACCTTATCAACACCAGTTAAAGGGAAATAAATTTGTTACTCCTGATGGGACACTTTCCGGCTCAAACATCACCCTGTTACAGGCTGTTCAGAATTGCGTTCAGTATTGTGATATCAGCCTCTCACAGGCGCTGCGTCTGGCTTCAACCAATCCCGCAAGATTAATGGGCTTAGCGGAGAATAAGGGTGCTTTAAGTATTGGTAAGGATGCTGATTTGTTGTTTTTATCTCCGGAACTGAAGCTGACTAAAGTTTTTGTAAAGGGTTTACACATTTGA
- the pyrH gene encoding UMP kinase: protein MKYKRILLKLSGESLMGDKQYGIDNERVRQYAEDIKAVHSEGLEIAIVIGGGNIFRGLSAEKSGMDRAQADYMGMLATVINSMALQDALEKVGLKTRLLTAIKMEQICEPFIRRRAVRHLEKGRVVIFGAGTGNPYFTTDSAAALRAIEIKADVVLKGTRVDGIYTADPEKDPTATKYNKISFKEVYDKGLNVMDMTAFTLCEENELPIIVFDMNKTGNFMKIAKGEEIGTLVKG, encoded by the coding sequence ATGAAGTATAAACGGATCCTGCTAAAATTAAGTGGCGAATCGCTAATGGGCGATAAACAATATGGTATTGACAATGAGCGCGTAAGGCAATATGCTGAAGACATTAAAGCTGTACATAGCGAAGGCCTTGAAATAGCAATAGTTATTGGAGGTGGTAATATTTTTAGAGGCTTGAGTGCTGAAAAGTCTGGCATGGACCGTGCACAAGCTGATTATATGGGAATGCTGGCCACAGTGATCAACAGTATGGCATTACAGGATGCGCTGGAGAAAGTGGGTCTGAAAACCCGTTTATTGACGGCGATTAAAATGGAACAAATTTGTGAGCCATTTATTCGTAGAAGAGCGGTGCGTCACCTGGAAAAAGGTCGTGTGGTGATTTTTGGAGCCGGTACCGGTAATCCTTACTTTACAACGGATTCTGCAGCTGCATTAAGAGCGATTGAGATTAAAGCAGATGTGGTATTGAAAGGAACCCGTGTAGATGGAATTTATACTGCAGATCCGGAAAAAGATCCGACAGCAACAAAATACAACAAGATTTCATTCAAAGAAGTTTATGATAAAGGATTAAACGTAATGGATATGACCGCCTTCACTTTATGTGAGGAAAACGAACTTCCTATTATTGTTTTTGATATGAATAAAACAGGTAATTTCATGAAAATTGCTAAAGGGGAAGAGATTGGTACCCTTGTTAAAGGCTGA
- the frr gene encoding ribosome recycling factor, translated as MNDLIKKQLQDAQANMDKAIDHCEAELTKIRAGKASAGMLDGIFVDYYGSATALSQVASINTPDARTLLVQPWEKNMLVPIERAIMEANIGINPQNDGIVIRLVVPPLTEERRKDLVKKVKEEAERGKITVRNIRKDANEKIKRLKGESVSDDEIKTGEAEVQKITDAYIIKVDKHAELKEKDIMTV; from the coding sequence ATGAATGACCTCATAAAGAAACAATTACAAGATGCTCAGGCAAACATGGACAAGGCAATTGACCATTGTGAAGCTGAATTGACAAAAATCCGTGCTGGAAAAGCTTCTGCAGGGATGTTAGATGGCATCTTTGTAGATTATTATGGTAGTGCTACTGCTTTATCCCAGGTAGCAAGTATCAATACACCGGATGCACGTACTTTACTTGTTCAGCCTTGGGAAAAGAACATGTTGGTGCCAATTGAACGTGCGATCATGGAAGCTAATATCGGAATCAATCCTCAAAATGATGGAATTGTAATCCGGTTAGTTGTACCTCCACTGACTGAAGAGCGCAGAAAGGATCTGGTTAAAAAAGTTAAAGAGGAAGCAGAACGTGGTAAAATAACTGTTCGTAACATCCGTAAAGATGCCAACGAAAAAATTAAAAGATTAAAAGGCGAAAGCGTTTCCGATGATGAAATCAAAACCGGAGAAGCTGAAGTTCAAAAAATAACAGATGCATATATTATCAAAGTTGATAAGCATGCTGAATTGAAAGAGAAAGATATCATGACCGTTTAG
- a CDS encoding ABC transporter ATP-binding protein: MKLLLQYLQRHKWIVALALLLAAINIGFSLLDPYITGRIVDEFIQKKDVLDRSAFVWGVLGLIGLSVGAAMVSRIAKNFQDYFTSIIVQKVGARMYADGLKHSLELPYQVFEDQRSGETLGILQKVRLDSEKFITSFISILFVSLIGMVFVIVYSVTVSYKVTLVYFSAIPIISFVSWFLSKKIKTIQKTIVAETTALAGSTTESLRNIELVKSLGLANQEIERLNKTTYKILGLELRKVKYVRSMSFVQGTTVNFVRSTMVVVLLILIFENTISAGQYFSFLFYSFFLFGPLQELGNVILSWREAEVSLGNFKKILSTPIDQKPLNPVKLDKITKLAFSDVNFRHLTGKHNALNDINFHTYNGETIAFVGPSGSGKTTLVKLLVGLYQPMEGDVLYNDTSSKEIDLDLLREKIGFVTQDTQLFSGTIRENLQFVRPDATDDECLRVMQQAACNNLLARADKGLDTVIGEGGVKVSGGEKQRLSIARALLRRPDILVFDEATSSLDSLTEEEITATIRDISVQTNHITILIAHRLSTIRHADRIYVLEKGHIIEQGKHEDLLAENGLYYAMWRQQVGERKDN, encoded by the coding sequence ATGAAATTACTACTTCAATATTTGCAACGCCATAAATGGATCGTTGCACTGGCGCTGTTATTGGCCGCTATTAACATTGGTTTTTCCTTATTAGACCCCTATATCACCGGAAGGATTGTCGATGAGTTCATCCAAAAGAAAGATGTCTTAGACAGAAGTGCTTTTGTGTGGGGAGTACTTGGGCTGATCGGACTTAGTGTCGGAGCCGCTATGGTTTCCCGGATTGCCAAAAATTTTCAGGATTATTTTACGAGTATCATCGTTCAGAAGGTTGGGGCACGCATGTATGCCGATGGATTAAAGCACTCGCTGGAATTGCCTTATCAGGTATTTGAAGACCAGAGAAGTGGGGAAACACTCGGGATTCTTCAAAAGGTACGTCTGGATTCAGAAAAATTTATCACTTCTTTCATCAGTATTCTTTTTGTGAGTCTGATCGGGATGGTCTTTGTAATTGTCTATTCGGTTACAGTAAGCTATAAGGTGACATTGGTTTATTTTTCCGCCATTCCAATCATCAGTTTCGTAAGCTGGTTCCTGAGTAAAAAGATAAAAACCATTCAAAAAACTATTGTAGCAGAAACAACTGCTCTGGCAGGTTCTACTACAGAATCGTTAAGAAATATTGAATTGGTAAAAAGTCTGGGACTGGCCAATCAGGAGATCGAAAGGTTGAATAAAACCACCTATAAAATTTTAGGCCTTGAATTGAGGAAAGTTAAATATGTAAGGAGTATGAGTTTTGTACAAGGAACAACAGTTAATTTCGTTCGGAGTACGATGGTAGTGGTTTTGCTGATTCTGATTTTTGAGAATACCATTTCAGCAGGTCAGTACTTTTCTTTTCTCTTTTACTCCTTTTTTCTTTTTGGCCCTTTGCAGGAACTTGGTAATGTAATCTTGTCCTGGCGTGAAGCAGAAGTTTCTTTAGGGAACTTCAAAAAGATCCTGAGTACTCCGATTGATCAGAAACCATTAAATCCCGTGAAGCTGGATAAAATTACAAAATTGGCATTTTCAGATGTGAATTTCAGACACCTTACAGGTAAGCACAATGCTTTAAATGATATTAATTTCCACACGTATAACGGAGAAACAATTGCCTTCGTAGGCCCATCAGGATCAGGAAAAACAACCCTGGTTAAGTTGTTGGTCGGATTGTATCAGCCGATGGAGGGTGATGTGCTCTATAATGATACTTCCAGTAAAGAGATTGATCTGGACCTGCTTAGAGAAAAGATTGGTTTTGTAACACAGGATACACAATTATTCTCCGGAACAATCAGAGAAAACCTACAGTTTGTTCGTCCTGACGCAACAGATGACGAATGCTTAAGGGTGATGCAGCAGGCTGCCTGTAATAACCTACTGGCAAGAGCCGATAAAGGATTGGATACCGTGATTGGAGAAGGAGGGGTAAAAGTATCAGGAGGAGAGAAACAAAGATTGTCTATAGCAAGAGCATTGCTCCGTAGACCAGATATTCTGGTATTTGATGAAGCAACATCTTCTCTGGATTCTCTGACAGAAGAAGAGATCACAGCTACGATCCGTGACATTTCGGTACAGACTAACCACATCACCATATTAATTGCGCACAGGCTTTCTACAATTCGTCATGCTGATCGCATTTATGTCTTAGAGAAGGGCCATATCATTGAGCAAGGTAAGCATGAAGACTTATTGGCAGAAAATGGGTTATACTATGCGATGTGGAGACAACAGGTTGGGGAACGGAAAGACAACTAA